The Deltaproteobacteria bacterium sequence TCCTGCTGGACGTGCAGATGCCCCGGCTGGACGGACTACAGACCGCCGAGCTGATCAAGCAGCGCGAGCAGACCCGCCACGTGCCGATCATCTTCATCACCGCACTGAGCCGCGAGGCGGCGTACGTCTTCAAGGGGTACGCGCACGGCGCCGTCGACTACCTCCTCAAGCCGATCGATCCGGAGATCGTCCGCGCCAAGGTGCGCGTGTTCTGCGACCTCTGGGTCCGGGGCGAGAAGATCCGCCGGCAGGCGGCGCAGAGCGAGTTGAAGGACGTCTTCCTCGCTTCCGTCGCCCACGAAATGCGGACTCCGCTCGCTGCGGCGAAAGCACAGGCGCAGCTTGCGCTGCACCAGCTTTCGGAGAGCGAGGGCGATGCCGCCTCCGCCGGCGCGCTGCGGGTCATCTCGCGGCAGATCGACAAGGTGGTGCGACTGGTCTCCGACCTGCTCGACTTCAGCAGGCTGGAGACGGGATCACTGCCGCTGAACCCGACGCAGGTGGACGTGGCGGCGATCGCGCGCGACGTCGTGGCGCGACTGCAAATGGTTGCGGAGGGACGCGAGCTTTCGGTACAGGGGCCAGAATCGGCCACGGCCATCGCGGACCGCGATCGGATCGAGCAGGTCCTGACCAACCTCGTCTCCAACGCGATCCGCTATTCGCCGGAAGGATCGGCGGTGGAGATCGGCGTGCAGGCGCATCCCGAGTGGATCCAGCTCAGCGTTCACGACCACGGCATCGGCGTGCCGCGCGATCAGCAGCAGCGGATCTTCGAGCGCTTCGCGCGCGTCAACGACGACGGCGTAGGCATCGGCCTCGGCCTCGCCATCGCCAAGGCCATCGTCGAGCAGCACGGAGGCCGGATCTGGGTGGAATCGACCGGCAAGCAGGGCGAGGGAAGCACGTTCCACGTACGCTTGCCGGTGAAGAAAGAGTGATTGGCGAGACGCGCGGGCCTCAGTTCATCCGCGAGCGGATCATGCGCGCTGCGCCCTCGGCCAGCGGTTCGTGGGGGTGAATCTTGAGCGCTTCGCTGAACTCGCGCAGTGCTTGCGACAGATCGCCCTTCTTCAGATAGACCCGGCCCAGGTTCAGGAAAGGGAAGTGGCGCGGCTCGTAACGCGGCGCGCTCTTGGCGCGCTCGAGCCACGGCACGGCATCGTCCAGCGCGCCCTTCTCGATCAAGTATGCGCCAATGTCGTTATACGGGTTGCCGAAGTCGGGATCGACCTCGATGGCGCGTTTGCATTCGGCGATGGCGCGCTCGACGTGGCCGGCATGCGCATAAGCCCAACCGAGGAAAGTGTGCGCCTCGGCGGTGGGGCAGGTCTCGATGGAGCGCCGGTACAACTCGACGGCGGCGCGCAACTCTCCTCGGCGGTGCCGCTCGAAGCCCTTCCGCCACAGCTCGACGGCCTGGGCTCGAGCGTCCGGTGCGGACATGCCACTTTCTTAGCAGGATCCGAGGGTCTTGGCTTCCCCCGCGGGGCTCCCCTCGCTCGCCGGATCGACAAGCGAAGCGATCTCCAGATCGAGCCGCCTCCGCGCCGCCTCCTCCGAGCCTGCCGACTCGCGCAGGAGCCAGTGCATGAGCAGGTCGGGCAACTCGGCCGGCGCCACCGCGACGCCAGCGGCATCGCCGGAAACCTGCCGCGCGCTCGAGTAGCGGCGTGACCAGGCGCGCACGGAAAAGAAGTCACGGCGCCGCTCGGCCCAGGCGCATAGCATGCTCGCGGCGATGCGGTGCACGACCGTTGGCTCCGGGCCGCCGCTTTCCCGAAGCGACGGCTCCTCGCCGTGGAAGTCGAGGGTGAAATGCAGCGCGCCGTCGGGGAGCACCGCCTCCAGGGCGTAGACCGTCCCCGCTTGCCGGTAGCGCCAGGGCAATGACAGCGGGCGCGAAACGTCGCGCGCCCAGGCGGCGAGCGCCTCAACGATGTGCCGCACGCCTTGGCGGAGCTCCTGCGACCCATGGCCGTCCAGGTTCGGATCGGCGAGCGGGGGCACCGGCGCCGTCGGATCGAAGCGCAACTCCTTCTCGCCGCGTCCGGTGCAGGACACGAAAGGCGACGCGGCGCGCAGGATCCGCGCCTCGCCGGATTCGACTTCGAGCACGTCACCCGGGTCCATCGTCTCGCCCCGGAGGATCGGAGCGACGCGGCGCAAGTCGGCGAGGAAGCTCTCGCGCGAGACAGGAAAGAGGAATCGGTTCAGCCACGCGTGCTCGCCGCAGAAGCGGAAGCCGGCCGAGCCGGGGACGACCAGGCCGGCCTCGAGCGCGGCTGCGGTCTCCAGATTCCTCGCATGCTCCCTCCAGGGGAACTCGGTGTGCCGGCTTTCGAAGAACTCGAAGTTCTGGCTGGCGTAGCGGGCGAAGTGTGCCGCGAGGCGGAAGCGGGCGCGGAGCTGTTCGGCGGTCTCGCGCGACACGGCCGTGTCGACCTGATCGAAGATGGCACCGGTGGAGTCGGCGAAGACGAGACCCACCTCCCGCACGGGCTCCTCGGAGCGCGTGGGCCACAGCTGCGTGTCGAACCAGCTCACGGTGTGCCCCGGCTCCAGCCGGAGCAGCTCCTTGAAGCCGAGCTTCTGTACCCCGTGGGCGATGAGCGGGTCGTGGGGCAGGAGCACCGTGGTGTCGCGCCCCAGGAGCGCAAGCGAGCGCACGTCGAAGTGGTCCGGGTGGCGGTGCGTGATTACGACGAAGTCCGGAGCGGGCATGCCGTTCCTGTCCACCGTGCGCTCGGGCCACGAGGAGACCGCCCCGCCCTCGAACGGATCGAGCAGCACGGGATCGACGAGGAGGACTGCCTCGCGCGTCTCCACGAGCAGCGTCGCGTGACCGATCAACGTGCAGCGCACACTGGCACGCTACGTCCGAGGCGGACCGACGCCAAGACCCGGCGGTGTCGGGCTGCTCCCAGCGGTCATGGAAGGGACCGGTACGGGCCTAGGCCGCGATGAGTCGATCGCACTTTGC is a genomic window containing:
- a CDS encoding hybrid sensor histidine kinase/response regulator yields the protein MVAQGDSPIANVLIVDDRAENLLALDGILKPLGARIVKARSGEEALLHLLRETFAVILLDVQMPRLDGLQTAELIKQREQTRHVPIIFITALSREAAYVFKGYAHGAVDYLLKPIDPEIVRAKVRVFCDLWVRGEKIRRQAAQSELKDVFLASVAHEMRTPLAAAKAQAQLALHQLSESEGDAASAGALRVISRQIDKVVRLVSDLLDFSRLETGSLPLNPTQVDVAAIARDVVARLQMVAEGRELSVQGPESATAIADRDRIEQVLTNLVSNAIRYSPEGSAVEIGVQAHPEWIQLSVHDHGIGVPRDQQQRIFERFARVNDDGVGIGLGLAIAKAIVEQHGGRIWVESTGKQGEGSTFHVRLPVKKE
- a CDS encoding MBL fold metallo-hydrolase — encoded protein: MRCTLIGHATLLVETREAVLLVDPVLLDPFEGGAVSSWPERTVDRNGMPAPDFVVITHRHPDHFDVRSLALLGRDTTVLLPHDPLIAHGVQKLGFKELLRLEPGHTVSWFDTQLWPTRSEEPVREVGLVFADSTGAIFDQVDTAVSRETAEQLRARFRLAAHFARYASQNFEFFESRHTEFPWREHARNLETAAALEAGLVVPGSAGFRFCGEHAWLNRFLFPVSRESFLADLRRVAPILRGETMDPGDVLEVESGEARILRAASPFVSCTGRGEKELRFDPTAPVPPLADPNLDGHGSQELRQGVRHIVEALAAWARDVSRPLSLPWRYRQAGTVYALEAVLPDGALHFTLDFHGEEPSLRESGGPEPTVVHRIAASMLCAWAERRRDFFSVRAWSRRYSSARQVSGDAAGVAVAPAELPDLLMHWLLRESAGSEEAARRRLDLEIASLVDPASEGSPAGEAKTLGSC
- a CDS encoding tetratricopeptide repeat protein, yielding MSAPDARAQAVELWRKGFERHRRGELRAAVELYRRSIETCPTAEAHTFLGWAYAHAGHVERAIAECKRAIEVDPDFGNPYNDIGAYLIEKGALDDAVPWLERAKSAPRYEPRHFPFLNLGRVYLKKGDLSQALREFSEALKIHPHEPLAEGAARMIRSRMN